One Arachis hypogaea cultivar Tifrunner chromosome 2, arahy.Tifrunner.gnm2.J5K5, whole genome shotgun sequence genomic window, aaatttgtaTTTATTTGGTTTATTCATAATTTACTTTTACCATTGGAAAACATCATAAATTTGGTATTTTTTCCTATGTAGTCAAATATTTCTATAGAATTAACAGCCAGATTAACACATTCTCCGGTAAAAAACAGGAAAATCTAGTAAGTGGGCCAGAACTAGAAACCTAATCTTTGGTTTGCATCAAATAGTGTACTGTTACACACAAAGACAAGGTTTTCTCCTTAGTCTTCTTCATccattacaagaaacaagaaactACCACATACAAATAACATTTAACACAAGGTCAAGGTCATGGTCAGTGGTAACTAGTTAAGGTGAAAAAGTCAACAAATTTTCATAGCTTAATGGCTTTTTTACATGCACCTGCCATTGTTGATTGTGTTAACATGAACATGAACTTTCACCTTATGCCACTGAGATGCAACTCCAAGAGAACATTCTGTGTTTCTGCAGTGAATCTCAACAATGACAGCATTAACAATAATGACCCTTTACTCCTTTCAGCAACCACCTCTGCTTTTCTTCGTTCTCAGGAAACTCTAAGGCCAGGCAAACACTACATCATAGTTCTTTTTTCTCTCTGTGACACATTTTATCAAGCATTTGGAGTTCACTATTTTGTATATTCATTGTGTGCTTAAGGTTCCTTAGTTTCAAGCTATTATCTTAAGATATGAATTGTGTAAATAATACTCTCTTTATTTCATTGTTACTTCTTGGTACAAATTGTATCCAAAAATATTGATACAAGACAGTAACaaattgtataaaaatatattgtGCTAATTAATGTTATGTACTTTTGTGTGCCTTGTTGTAAATAAGAGCAACACTCATAGTAACTCTTTCTTCACAAGTGCAGACCCTTTATTTGTGGACCAGTATGCTTCATGTCTTGTCCCTCAAAATTTTCACAAGGAAAAGGTGCAGGATTTGAACCCCTATTGCCTTGCAACTAAGTTCATTGATGATAATTTGCTTCATACAGTGAATCTTATTGATGGAGTTAAGCAGGTACTAGTTGATTGCATTTACATATGACATAAATTTGTGCTTCTTTTCATGTATTCTGATAGTTTGATAAGGTTACTTCCTCTAATTGCAGGTTGTTTTGTTAACCGATGGCATGGATACGCGGCCGTACAGACTTCGGTGGCCTGCTTCAACCATAATATTCGACATATCACCGGAAAGGATATTTCAAATAGCAGCTGAGAAGCTTGAAGGTGACAATGGTTCATCAAGTTATTGTGGTATTTTAA contains:
- the LOC112756291 gene encoding O-methyltransferase 1, chloroplastic isoform X1 — encoded protein: MAFLHAPAIVDCVNMNMNFHLMPLRCNSKRTFCVSAVNLNNDSINNNDPLLLSATTSAFLRSQETLRPDPLFVDQYASCLVPQNFHKEKVQDLNPYCLATKFIDDNLLHTVNLIDGVKQVVLLTDGMDTRPYRLRWPASTIIFDISPERIFQIAAEKLEGDNGSSSYCGAGAKVPKGSLFYHIPLESSDIKQNLQLRGYNGSRPSIWAMQGFPMMTLANFEEVLSMLSSLAMEGSFFLGELPTFLSDAETEIKSNRKQWLDKLFMSNGFRVEMINHKGVSESSKEEFASAHYSNKLFVAEQLRLSDDQMEAWRRQFQRVEDEGDEEGFEEL